The proteins below are encoded in one region of Apostichopus japonicus isolate 1M-3 chromosome 4, ASM3797524v1, whole genome shotgun sequence:
- the LOC139966164 gene encoding uncharacterized protein yields the protein MRLLVFLAISLLISAAAAFSGYKEDDLNICHYTYEGSNIMVNCSYRNLQECPSFLPNISNMTSLDLSHNNISSIPSLLFFGKNRLRTLDLSHNEITCLPCDLVFNKPQLTTLMFSFNKNLLLLNTLSHVLPNLTLLGLSKTGLTSINPASFGSLKVVRYLLLSQNNITELQPDLFSNLQIDYALDLSRNNISNIYQRTFGNGCLQHKLKILLLQRNSLTVIYNNTFDYLPNLRYLCLFNNRISTLQNFAFYGLNNISIFLFGNNLTHLNGSPFPKSARELYLHDNKIKNLSDTIFDGLSQAEIVLNCDFLETLPLIDNKKIHIICSSQLLPTIKLEAPDLRSYNTLKETYILDILKKEGFNCSNSSCTTCNKGFYADGKKGCQNCPAGGFYQDDFGVSARNPGEIACKVCNSGTWVSNGKGVSSDQCEVCPEGTDKSRPASYRACFCKVNHTRTHRFGKCLPCDNNIYNCSNDVKLPLPGYFWSWEFANASSSNYRHFVINMKKLDHSFKGTSNSYDGIIPKAFPCLRKRSCINDGLRNVTTRCEKGYKGWLCAKCQNNYYGALNLCVPCPKKIMLVAMTSVFVFLCVSLLLLLSWQFEKERKNTTKKRSVINVLISRTKILLGFYQIVGKLLESLHDVSWADPLVPMGTVISLMELNIIRDVSGARCLLENKELNPEGRFVIGIIMPIFIICSASLFYQAKRAYLKYNYLPSETQLVSTKLRKLKDRLLTYVTVLFFCMYPGISTVIFNMYPSACQEFPLHDNATENETRRLLRSDYGIDCKTSAFHSYNIAAYCFTLLYVIAFPATLFCFLWKHCSRWSTYRRPTDDNNLNGENSTSEDDIPLVVDYSDVPPVIPTWLNFLCENYKSQFWFWEILELIRKCTQTILLTIYGWDDRTVPPTICVSVLFLTLHARYMPMKCPCDQRLQLFSLAAIFINVVIASAKADIRGTKHPTAIFIIVLNIAVLFLIAGEALLRTIVYIKKRFPKKVVLFFSAGWHYLFDRQSRNGERIV from the exons ATGCGTCTTTTGGTGTTCTTAGCGATTTCGTTACTAATTTCAGCAGCAGCAGCTTTCTCAGGATACAAGGAAG ATGATCTCAACATATGTCATTATACATACGAGGGAAGCAACATTATGGTGAATTGTTCATATCGGAACTTGCAGGAATGTCCCTCCTTCCTGCCTAATATATCCAATATGACTTCATT GGACCTTTCCCACAATAACATAAGTAGTATTCCTAGCCTCTTATTCTTCGGAAAGAATCGGCTCAGAACACT AGACCTTTCCCACAATGAAATAACGTGTCTTCCATGCGACTTGGTCTTCAATAAACCTCAGCTCACAACGTT AATGTTCAGCTTCAACAAGAACCTGTTGTTATTAAATACATTGAGTCATGTATTGCCAAACTTAACACTTCT GGGTCTTTCCAAAACTGGATTGACATCAATCAACCCAGCCTCTTTTGGAAGTTTGAAGGTTGTTCGTTACCT ATTGCTCTCCCAAAATAACATTACTGAGCTTCAACCAGACTTATTCAGCAACTTGCAAATAGACTACGCCCT GGATTTATCGCGAAACAATATCAGCAACATTTATCAGCGAACATTTGGAAATGGATGTCTTCAACACAAATTAAAGATATTACTTCTACAGAGAAATAGCCTCACTGTTATTTATAACAACACGTTTGATTATCTTCCGAATCTTAGATACTT ATGTTTGTTCAACAATCGCATAAGTACTCTACAGAACTTCGCTTTTTATGGATTGAACAATATCAGCAT ATTCCTTTTTGGCAACAATCTTACTCATCTGAATGGTTCACCGTTTCCAAAATCCGCTAGAGAATT atatctccatGACAACAAGATAAAGAATTTAAGTGACACAATATTTGACGGTTTATCGCAAGCAGAAAT TGTTCTAAACTGCGACTTTTTGGAAACTCTTCCTCTAATAGATAACAAAAAAATACACAT CATATGTTCCAGTCAGCTTCTTCCAACCATTAAACTGGAAGCACCGGACCTCCGTTCATATAATACTTTAAAAGAGACATACATACTCGATATTTTGAAAAAGGAAGGTTTCAATTGCAGCAACAGTAGTTGTACAACATGCAACAAAGGATTCTATGCCGACGGTAAAAAAGGATGCCAGAATTGTCCAGCAG GTGGCTTTTATCAGGATGACTTTGGAGTATCGGCTCGAAATCCCGGTGAAATTGCTTGCAAAGTATGTAACAGTGGTACATGGGTGAGCAATGGTAAAGGAGTATCTAGTGATCAGTGTGAAGTATGTCCAGAGGGTACCGACAAAAGCCGCCCAGCCAGCTACAGGGCTTGCTTTTGTAAAGTTAACCATACAAGAACACATCGATTTGGGAAATGTTTACCTTGTGACAACAACATATATAATTGCTCCAATGATGTGAAACTTCCTCTACCTGGCTATTTCTGGAGTTGGGAATTTGCCAACGCTAGCAGTAGTAACTACAGACATTTCGTGATCAATATGAAGAAGCTGGATCATTCGTTCAAGGGGACAAGCAATAGTTATGATGGGATAATACCGAAAGCTTTTCCTTGTCTGAGAAAGAGAAGTTGCATCAACGACGGCTTACGGAATGTAACGACCAGATGTGAAAAAGGGTATAAAGGCTGGTTATGTGCTAAATGTCAGAATAATTACTATGGTGCGCTCAATCTCTGCGTACCTTGCCCGAAGAAAATCATGTTAGTTGCTATGACCAGTGTATTTGTGTTCCTTTGTGTTTCTCTGCTCTTGCTGTTGTCATGGCAATTTGAAAAGGAACGAAAAAACACAACCAAAAAGCGTTCTGTGATAAATGTGTTGATATCTAGGACTAAAATCCTGTTAGGATTCTATCAAATCGTTGGAAAGTTACTAGAATCATTACATGACGTCAGCTGGGCCGACCCACTCGTACCCATGGGAACTGTGATATCTTTGATGGAACTGAACATTATACGTGACGTTTCAGGCGCCAGGTGCTTATTAGAAAATAAGGAATTAAACCCTGAAGGTCGATTCGTTATTGGTATAATTATGCCAATATTTATCATTTGCTCCGCATCTCTTTTCTATCAAGCTAAGCGAGCTTACCTGAAGTATAACTATCTTCCTTCTGAAACGCAATTGGTGTCTACCAAACTGAGGAAGTTAAAGGACCGTCTTCTTACGTATGTTACTGTACTCTTCTTTTGCATGTATCCGGGTATATCCACCGTTATTTTCAACATGTATCCAAGTGCATGCCAGGAATTTCCATTGCATGACAATGCCACAGAGAATGAAACTAGGCGTCTTCTACGATCTGACTATGGGATAGACTGTAAAACATCAGCGTTTCATTCGTACAATATAGCAGCGTATTGTTTTACACTTTTATACGTCATCGCGTTTCCAGCAACACTCTTTTGCTTCTTGTGGAAACATTGTTCGCGTTGGTCTACTTATCGTCGACCAACTGATGATAACAATTTAAATGGAGAAAATTCAACTTCTGAAGATGACATACCGCTTGTTGTTGATTACAGTGATGTCCCGCCTGTTATCCCGACTTGGCTCAATTTTCTTTGTGAAAACTACAAAAGTCAATTCTGGTTTTGGGAAATCCTAGAGCTGATACGGAAGTGTACACAGACCATTTTGTTGACCATTTATGGATGGGACGATCGGACAGTTCCTCCGACCATCTGTGTATCCGTTTTGTTCCTAACACTGCATGCCAGGTACATGCCAATGAAGTGTCCCTGTGATCAGCGACTACAG CTTTTTTCACTTGCTGCGATTTTCATCAATGTTGTGATAGCTTCAGCCAAGGCAGATATTCGGGGAACAAAACACCCTACGGCAATTTTCATCATAGTTTTAAATATAGCCGTCTTATTCTTGATTGCAG GTGAAGCATTACTCAGAACCATTGTCTACATCAAGAAAAGATTCCCCAAGAAAGTGGTTCTGTTCTTTTCTGCTGGATGGCATTACCTTTTTGATCGACAATCAAGGAATGGAGAACGCATCGTGTAA
- the LOC139966166 gene encoding uncharacterized protein isoform X2: protein MRSLVRVLLFSVLVLGAVSSSETAKKKHKPKNPCDDPRICKCISVEDNYNIECAHRKLKEIPENLPKTVYRLNLSFNRLQNFTSDVLNETSNLLILDVSHNSLTNIEEGSFNNTNRLMQLNLSHNHLTSIPPYLFSQVKQLEMLDLSHNMLTEIPNTLFGNLHNVLTLDLSYNRLTSIEDGSFKFTLKLKQLYLNHNKLTKLPENLLNSSYSVKLKCSYNDISELPRTISASPFSKNLDELSLSKNRLTTINQTSFGKALSIVNLVLSRNRLTELVPNVFSKVRLSYALDLSRNEIKIISADAFGQIVPHQLKILLLHRNHLKVIYKETFHLLTHLVYLCLFNNKLVRLENNAFEGLGNVNIFLFGNKFRNLTESPFPCSVSEIYLHDNKINNISQTVFENVERAKIFLNCEPLEALPRYGHHVDIQCSNQYVPPIKMDLCNTKSLKKGDIQPVILQTAENTDVIEILKKEGFTCSRNVCTPCKKGTYGDGKHGCINCPAGGFFQDDIGVTARYPSEQACQRCNNGTWVKEAGTGVSIDKCEVCPEGTNQNRPASYRACFCKVNHTRTHRFGKCLPCDNNIYNCSHDVKLPLPGYFWSWDFANASSSNYSNFVENIKTLNHSFKESSNYYSGVIPKAFPCLRKESCINNGLLDVNTSCDEGYQGWLCAKCQNGFYRALNLCVPCPKKVLLIVTTFVFVCLAVSLLLLLSWQFDRERKHPNKKRSVINVMISRTKILLGFYQIVGKLLESLHDVTWADPLVPLGAVISLMELNIIRDVSGAACLVENLEFSPERRFVIGIIMPIFIICSASLIYQAKQAYLKYKYLPSETQLLSTKLKKLKDRLFTYVTVLFFCMYPGISTVIFNMYPSACQEFPLHDKATENETRRLLRSDYGIDCKTSAFHSYNIAAYCFTLLYIIAFPATLFCFLWKHCSRWSTRPTDDNNFKGENSTSEEDMPLVVDYSDVPPVIPTWLNFLCENYKSQFWFWEILELIRKCTQTILLTIYGWDDRTVPLTICVSVLFLTLHARYMPMKCPYDQRLQLFSLAAIFINVVIASAKADIRGTKHPTAIFIIVLNIAVLFLIAGEVLLRTIVYIKKRFPKKVVLFFSAGWHYLFDRQSRNGERIV from the exons GAACTTATCCTTCAATCGGTTGCAAAATTTCACAAGCGATGTGCTAAATGAGACGTCCAACTTGTTAATTTT GGATGTTTCACATAATAGTTTGACAAACATCGAAGAGGGATCGTTCAACAACACGAATCGTTTGATGCAATT AAATCTTTCGCATAATCACCTGACCAGCATTCCACCATACTTGTTTTCACAAGTAAAACAACTAGAGATGTT GGATTTGTCACACAATATGTTAACGGAGATACCGAACACTCTATTTGGCAATCTTCACAATGTCCTAACTTT AGATCTTTCTTATAATCGACTGACGTCTATCGAAGACGGATCGTTCAAGTTCACACTAAAGCTGAAGCAATt ATACTTAAACCACAATAAGCTGACGAAGTTACCAGAAAATCTATTAAACTCGTCGTATAGTGTGAAGTT GAAATGCAGCTACAATGACATATCGGAACTACCAAGGACAATTTCTGCAAGCCCCTTTTCAAAGAATTTAGATGAATT GAGTTTGTCCAAAAACAGGTTGACGACTATTAACCAAACCTCTTTTGGAAAAGCATTATCTATTGTGAACCT TGTCCTGAGCCGAAACAGACTTACGGAACTTGTACCGAACGTTTTCAGCAAAGTTCGATTATCATATGCCTT GGATTTATCGCGGAACGAAATTAAAATCATATCTGCAGACGCATTCGGACAGATAGTTCCTCATCAACTAAAAATATTACTGCTGCATAGAAATCATCTTAAAGTTATCTATAAAGAGACATTCCATCTTCTTACACATCTTGTGTACTT ATGTCTATTTAACAACAAGCTCGTCCGACTGGAGAATAACGCATTCGAAGGACTGGGCAATGTGAACAT ATTTCTCTTTGGTAACAAGTTTCGGAACTTGACCGAATCGCCCTTTCCTTGTTCCGTCTCAGAAAT ATATCTTCATGACAATAAGATAAACAATATAAGCCAAACAGTATTTGAAAACGTAGAACGTGCTAAAAT TTTTCTCAATTGTGAACCATTGGAAGCGCTTCCTCGCTATGGACATCATGTGGATAT ACAATGTTCGAACCAATATGTTCCACCAATTAAGATGGATCTTTGCAATACGAAATCTCTCAAGAAGGGGGATATTCAACCCGTAATATTACAAACTGCAGAAAATACGGATGTAATTGAAATTTTGAAGAAGGAAGGTTTCACTTGCAGTAGAAATGTTTGCACCCCGTGCAAGAAAGGAACCTATGGAGATGGTAAACATGGATGCATCAATTGTCCTGCAG GCGGCTTTTTTCAGGATGACATTGGAGTAACAGCCCGATATCCCAGTGAACAAGCATGTCAACGTTGTAACAATGGCACCTGGGTTAAGGAAGCTGGTACAGGAGTATCTATTGATAAGTGCGAAGTATGTCCAGAGGGTACCAACCAAAACCGTCCAGCCAGCTACAGGGCTTGCTTTTGTAAAGTTAACCATACAAGAACACATCGATTTGGGAAATGTTTACCTTGTGACAACAACATATATAATTGCTCCCATGATGTGAAACTTCCTCTTCCTGGCTATTTCTGGAGTTGGGACTTTGCCAACGCTAGCAGTAGTAACTACAGCAATTTCGTTGAGAATATTAAAACGCTGAATCATTCGTTCAAGGAGTCAAGCAATTATTATAGTGGGGTAATACCGAAAGCCTTTCCTTGCCTGAGAAAAGAGAGCTGCATCAACAACGGCTTGCTGGATGTAAATACCAGTTGCGATGAGGGGTATCAAGGCTGGTTATGCGCTAAATGTCAGAATGGGTTCTACCGTGCGCTCAATCTCTGCGTACCTTGCCCAAAGAAAGTACTGTTAATAGTTACTACctttgtgtttgtgtgtctTGCTGtgtctttgcttttgttattGTCATGGCAATTTGATAGGGAGCGAAAACATCCAAATAAAAAGCGTTCTGTGATAAATGTTATGATATCTAGGACTAAAATCCTGTTAGGATTCTATCAAATCGTTGGAAAGTTGCTGGAATCACTACATGACGTCACTTGGGCCGACCCACTCGTACCCTTGGGAGCTGTGATATCTTTGATGGAACTGAACATTATACGTGACGTTTCAGGCGCAGCGTGCTTAGTCGAAAATCTGGAATTTAGCCCTGAACGTCGATTCGTTATTGGTATAATTATGCCAATTTTTATCATTTGCTCCGCATCTCTTATCTATCAAGCTAAGCAAGCTTACCTGAAGTATAAATATCTTCCTTCTGAAACGCAATTGCTATCTACCAAACTGAAGAAGTTAAAGGACCGTCTTTTTACGTATGTAACTGTACTCTTCTTTTGCATGTATCCGGGCATATCCACCGTTATTTTCAACATGTATCCAAGTGCATGCCAGGAATTTCCATTGCATGACAAAGCCACAGAGAATGAAACTAGGCGTCTTCTACGATCTGACTATGGGATAGACTGTAAAACATCAGCGTTTCATTCGTACAATATAGCAGCGTATTGTTTTACACTTTTGTATATCATCGCATTTCCAGCAACACTCTTTTGCTTCTTGTGGAAACATTGTTCGCGTTGGTCTACTCGACCAACTgatgataacaattttaaagGAGAAAATTCAACTTCTGAAGAGGACATGCCGCTTGTTGTTGATTACAGTGATGTCCCACCTGTTATCCCGACCTGGCTCAATTTTCTTTGTGAAAACTATAAAAGTCAATTCTGGTTTTGGGAAATCCTAGAGCTGATACGGAAGTGTACACAGACCATTTTGTTGACCATTTATGGATGGGACGATCGGACAGTTCCTCTGACCATCTGTGTATCCGTTTTGTTCCTAACCCTGCATGCTAGGTACATGCCAATGAAGTGTCCCTATGATCAGCGACTACAG CTCTTTTCACTTGCTGCGATTTTCATCAATGTTGTGATAGCTTCAGCCAAGGCAGATATTCGGGGAACAAAACACCCTACGGCAATTTTCATCATCGTGTTAAATATAGCCGTCTTATTCTTGATTGCAG GTGAAGTATTACTCAGAACCATTGTCTACATCAAGAAAAGATTCCCCAAGAAAGTGGTTCTGTTCTTTTCTGCTGGATGGCATTACCTTTTTGATCGACAATCAAGGAATGGAGAACGCATCGTGTAA
- the LOC139966166 gene encoding uncharacterized protein isoform X1 yields the protein MRSLVRVLLFSVLVLGAVSSSETAKKKHKPKNPCDDPRICKCISVEDNYNIECAHRKLKEIPENLPKTVYRLDLSDNELTMLPSGYFNNFTHVTCLNLSFNRLQNFTSDVLNETSNLLILDVSHNSLTNIEEGSFNNTNRLMQLNLSHNHLTSIPPYLFSQVKQLEMLDLSHNMLTEIPNTLFGNLHNVLTLDLSYNRLTSIEDGSFKFTLKLKQLYLNHNKLTKLPENLLNSSYSVKLKCSYNDISELPRTISASPFSKNLDELSLSKNRLTTINQTSFGKALSIVNLVLSRNRLTELVPNVFSKVRLSYALDLSRNEIKIISADAFGQIVPHQLKILLLHRNHLKVIYKETFHLLTHLVYLCLFNNKLVRLENNAFEGLGNVNIFLFGNKFRNLTESPFPCSVSEIYLHDNKINNISQTVFENVERAKIFLNCEPLEALPRYGHHVDIQCSNQYVPPIKMDLCNTKSLKKGDIQPVILQTAENTDVIEILKKEGFTCSRNVCTPCKKGTYGDGKHGCINCPAGGFFQDDIGVTARYPSEQACQRCNNGTWVKEAGTGVSIDKCEVCPEGTNQNRPASYRACFCKVNHTRTHRFGKCLPCDNNIYNCSHDVKLPLPGYFWSWDFANASSSNYSNFVENIKTLNHSFKESSNYYSGVIPKAFPCLRKESCINNGLLDVNTSCDEGYQGWLCAKCQNGFYRALNLCVPCPKKVLLIVTTFVFVCLAVSLLLLLSWQFDRERKHPNKKRSVINVMISRTKILLGFYQIVGKLLESLHDVTWADPLVPLGAVISLMELNIIRDVSGAACLVENLEFSPERRFVIGIIMPIFIICSASLIYQAKQAYLKYKYLPSETQLLSTKLKKLKDRLFTYVTVLFFCMYPGISTVIFNMYPSACQEFPLHDKATENETRRLLRSDYGIDCKTSAFHSYNIAAYCFTLLYIIAFPATLFCFLWKHCSRWSTRPTDDNNFKGENSTSEEDMPLVVDYSDVPPVIPTWLNFLCENYKSQFWFWEILELIRKCTQTILLTIYGWDDRTVPLTICVSVLFLTLHARYMPMKCPYDQRLQLFSLAAIFINVVIASAKADIRGTKHPTAIFIIVLNIAVLFLIAGEVLLRTIVYIKKRFPKKVVLFFSAGWHYLFDRQSRNGERIV from the exons aGATTTGTCGGACAACGAATTAACCATGTTACCCAGTGGTTACTTTAATAACTTTACACATGTTACATGTCT GAACTTATCCTTCAATCGGTTGCAAAATTTCACAAGCGATGTGCTAAATGAGACGTCCAACTTGTTAATTTT GGATGTTTCACATAATAGTTTGACAAACATCGAAGAGGGATCGTTCAACAACACGAATCGTTTGATGCAATT AAATCTTTCGCATAATCACCTGACCAGCATTCCACCATACTTGTTTTCACAAGTAAAACAACTAGAGATGTT GGATTTGTCACACAATATGTTAACGGAGATACCGAACACTCTATTTGGCAATCTTCACAATGTCCTAACTTT AGATCTTTCTTATAATCGACTGACGTCTATCGAAGACGGATCGTTCAAGTTCACACTAAAGCTGAAGCAATt ATACTTAAACCACAATAAGCTGACGAAGTTACCAGAAAATCTATTAAACTCGTCGTATAGTGTGAAGTT GAAATGCAGCTACAATGACATATCGGAACTACCAAGGACAATTTCTGCAAGCCCCTTTTCAAAGAATTTAGATGAATT GAGTTTGTCCAAAAACAGGTTGACGACTATTAACCAAACCTCTTTTGGAAAAGCATTATCTATTGTGAACCT TGTCCTGAGCCGAAACAGACTTACGGAACTTGTACCGAACGTTTTCAGCAAAGTTCGATTATCATATGCCTT GGATTTATCGCGGAACGAAATTAAAATCATATCTGCAGACGCATTCGGACAGATAGTTCCTCATCAACTAAAAATATTACTGCTGCATAGAAATCATCTTAAAGTTATCTATAAAGAGACATTCCATCTTCTTACACATCTTGTGTACTT ATGTCTATTTAACAACAAGCTCGTCCGACTGGAGAATAACGCATTCGAAGGACTGGGCAATGTGAACAT ATTTCTCTTTGGTAACAAGTTTCGGAACTTGACCGAATCGCCCTTTCCTTGTTCCGTCTCAGAAAT ATATCTTCATGACAATAAGATAAACAATATAAGCCAAACAGTATTTGAAAACGTAGAACGTGCTAAAAT TTTTCTCAATTGTGAACCATTGGAAGCGCTTCCTCGCTATGGACATCATGTGGATAT ACAATGTTCGAACCAATATGTTCCACCAATTAAGATGGATCTTTGCAATACGAAATCTCTCAAGAAGGGGGATATTCAACCCGTAATATTACAAACTGCAGAAAATACGGATGTAATTGAAATTTTGAAGAAGGAAGGTTTCACTTGCAGTAGAAATGTTTGCACCCCGTGCAAGAAAGGAACCTATGGAGATGGTAAACATGGATGCATCAATTGTCCTGCAG GCGGCTTTTTTCAGGATGACATTGGAGTAACAGCCCGATATCCCAGTGAACAAGCATGTCAACGTTGTAACAATGGCACCTGGGTTAAGGAAGCTGGTACAGGAGTATCTATTGATAAGTGCGAAGTATGTCCAGAGGGTACCAACCAAAACCGTCCAGCCAGCTACAGGGCTTGCTTTTGTAAAGTTAACCATACAAGAACACATCGATTTGGGAAATGTTTACCTTGTGACAACAACATATATAATTGCTCCCATGATGTGAAACTTCCTCTTCCTGGCTATTTCTGGAGTTGGGACTTTGCCAACGCTAGCAGTAGTAACTACAGCAATTTCGTTGAGAATATTAAAACGCTGAATCATTCGTTCAAGGAGTCAAGCAATTATTATAGTGGGGTAATACCGAAAGCCTTTCCTTGCCTGAGAAAAGAGAGCTGCATCAACAACGGCTTGCTGGATGTAAATACCAGTTGCGATGAGGGGTATCAAGGCTGGTTATGCGCTAAATGTCAGAATGGGTTCTACCGTGCGCTCAATCTCTGCGTACCTTGCCCAAAGAAAGTACTGTTAATAGTTACTACctttgtgtttgtgtgtctTGCTGtgtctttgcttttgttattGTCATGGCAATTTGATAGGGAGCGAAAACATCCAAATAAAAAGCGTTCTGTGATAAATGTTATGATATCTAGGACTAAAATCCTGTTAGGATTCTATCAAATCGTTGGAAAGTTGCTGGAATCACTACATGACGTCACTTGGGCCGACCCACTCGTACCCTTGGGAGCTGTGATATCTTTGATGGAACTGAACATTATACGTGACGTTTCAGGCGCAGCGTGCTTAGTCGAAAATCTGGAATTTAGCCCTGAACGTCGATTCGTTATTGGTATAATTATGCCAATTTTTATCATTTGCTCCGCATCTCTTATCTATCAAGCTAAGCAAGCTTACCTGAAGTATAAATATCTTCCTTCTGAAACGCAATTGCTATCTACCAAACTGAAGAAGTTAAAGGACCGTCTTTTTACGTATGTAACTGTACTCTTCTTTTGCATGTATCCGGGCATATCCACCGTTATTTTCAACATGTATCCAAGTGCATGCCAGGAATTTCCATTGCATGACAAAGCCACAGAGAATGAAACTAGGCGTCTTCTACGATCTGACTATGGGATAGACTGTAAAACATCAGCGTTTCATTCGTACAATATAGCAGCGTATTGTTTTACACTTTTGTATATCATCGCATTTCCAGCAACACTCTTTTGCTTCTTGTGGAAACATTGTTCGCGTTGGTCTACTCGACCAACTgatgataacaattttaaagGAGAAAATTCAACTTCTGAAGAGGACATGCCGCTTGTTGTTGATTACAGTGATGTCCCACCTGTTATCCCGACCTGGCTCAATTTTCTTTGTGAAAACTATAAAAGTCAATTCTGGTTTTGGGAAATCCTAGAGCTGATACGGAAGTGTACACAGACCATTTTGTTGACCATTTATGGATGGGACGATCGGACAGTTCCTCTGACCATCTGTGTATCCGTTTTGTTCCTAACCCTGCATGCTAGGTACATGCCAATGAAGTGTCCCTATGATCAGCGACTACAG CTCTTTTCACTTGCTGCGATTTTCATCAATGTTGTGATAGCTTCAGCCAAGGCAGATATTCGGGGAACAAAACACCCTACGGCAATTTTCATCATCGTGTTAAATATAGCCGTCTTATTCTTGATTGCAG GTGAAGTATTACTCAGAACCATTGTCTACATCAAGAAAAGATTCCCCAAGAAAGTGGTTCTGTTCTTTTCTGCTGGATGGCATTACCTTTTTGATCGACAATCAAGGAATGGAGAACGCATCGTGTAA